A stretch of Acidovorax sp. RAC01 DNA encodes these proteins:
- a CDS encoding cupin domain-containing protein produces MTPINLLAIADQLPRAWSSTIVGQAAGANVKVLRMDGAAYPDESHDFDEALLVLDGCMRLALQGQITEVQAGEVFIVPAGVPHAVAPGSDGTLVIIDR; encoded by the coding sequence ATGACCCCCATCAATCTGCTTGCCATTGCCGACCAGCTTCCCCGCGCCTGGAGTTCCACCATCGTGGGCCAGGCCGCTGGCGCCAACGTCAAGGTGCTGCGGATGGATGGGGCGGCCTATCCCGACGAGTCGCACGACTTTGACGAAGCGCTGCTGGTGCTGGACGGCTGCATGCGCCTCGCCCTGCAAGGCCAGATCACCGAGGTGCAGGCCGGCGAGGTGTTCATCGTGCCGGCAGGCGTGCCCCATGCCGTGGCGCCCGGCAGCGACGGCACGCTGGTCATCATCGACCGTTAA
- a CDS encoding ParB/RepB/Spo0J family partition protein: MVTKKPKGLGRGLEALLGPKVEDKVEQAQAADIGLPSTLPLSELVPGMYQPRTRMDEGALYELAESIKAQGIMQPILVRRLAEGENAGKYEIIAGERRFRASRLAGLAEVPVLVRDVPNEAAAAMALIENIQREDLNPLEEAQGLQRLVREFGLTHEQAAQAVGRSRSAASNLLRLLNLAEPVQTMLMAGDIDMGHARALLSLDRAAQITAGNQIAARKMSVREAEALVKKIGAEFSLVPQKPQKEKSRDLKRVEEELSDLLMAEVEVRVKKRVKRHGRVEDMGELAIQFGSLEALNGLIDRLRR, translated from the coding sequence ATGGTCACCAAAAAACCCAAGGGCCTCGGCCGCGGCCTCGAAGCATTGCTGGGCCCCAAGGTGGAAGACAAAGTGGAGCAGGCGCAGGCGGCCGATATAGGCCTGCCCAGCACGCTGCCCCTGAGCGAGCTGGTGCCCGGCATGTACCAGCCGCGCACCCGCATGGACGAAGGCGCGCTGTACGAGCTGGCCGAGTCCATCAAGGCCCAGGGCATCATGCAGCCGATTCTGGTGCGGCGCCTGGCCGAGGGCGAGAATGCGGGCAAGTACGAAATCATCGCGGGCGAGCGGCGTTTTCGCGCATCGCGCCTGGCGGGCCTGGCCGAGGTGCCGGTGCTGGTGCGTGATGTGCCCAACGAAGCCGCCGCCGCCATGGCGCTCATCGAGAACATCCAGCGTGAAGACCTGAACCCGCTGGAAGAGGCCCAGGGCCTGCAGCGCCTGGTGCGCGAGTTTGGCCTCACGCACGAGCAGGCCGCCCAGGCGGTGGGCCGCTCGCGCAGCGCGGCCAGCAACCTGCTGCGCCTGTTGAACCTGGCCGAACCGGTGCAGACCATGCTGATGGCCGGCGACATCGACATGGGCCACGCGCGCGCGCTCCTGTCGCTTGACCGCGCCGCGCAGATCACGGCGGGCAACCAGATTGCGGCCAGGAAGATGTCGGTGCGCGAGGCCGAGGCGCTGGTCAAGAAGATCGGCGCCGAGTTCAGCCTGGTGCCGCAAAAGCCCCAGAAGGAAAAGTCGCGCGACCTCAAGCGGGTGGAAGAAGAGCTGTCGGACCTGCTGATGGCCGAGGTCGAAGTGCGCGTGAAAAAGCGCGTCAAGCGCCACGGCCGGGTGGAAGACATGGGCGAGCTGGCGATCCAGTTTGGCTCGCTCGAAGCGCTCAACGGGCTGATCGACCGGCTGCGGCGCTGA
- a CDS encoding IS5 family transposase — MKQSSLGLSNTTKRTRKREFLDSMELVVPWAELVSLIEPYAPECGRRGQQPFSVQILLRIHFMQQWFKLSDPAMEEALHDVPAFRDFAGLSHWDEHIPSESSILRFRHLLERHKLAEQILATVNALLQAKGLQLKAGTVVDATLIAAPSSTKNQKGERDPEMHQSKKGNQWYFGMKAHIGVDADSGLVHSVRGTSGNVNDVVEANSLLHGQETDAFGDAGYQGVDRRPDANKNVRWHVAMRPGLRRALDKGNPVGVLIDQLERTKASIRARVEHPFRVIKQQFGYVKVRYRGLKKNTAQIVTLFALSNLWMARHKLLACRGQVRLQGA, encoded by the coding sequence ATGAAGCAAAGCAGCCTGGGACTGAGCAACACCACCAAGCGCACGCGCAAGCGTGAATTCCTTGACTCCATGGAACTGGTGGTGCCCTGGGCTGAACTGGTCTCGCTGATAGAGCCCTACGCACCCGAGTGCGGACGCCGGGGCCAGCAGCCTTTTTCGGTGCAGATCCTGCTGCGCATCCATTTCATGCAGCAGTGGTTCAAGCTCAGCGACCCAGCCATGGAAGAAGCACTGCACGACGTGCCTGCCTTTCGGGACTTTGCCGGCCTGTCTCACTGGGATGAACACATCCCCAGTGAATCGAGCATCTTGCGTTTCAGGCATCTGCTGGAGCGCCACAAGCTGGCCGAACAAATACTCGCTACCGTCAATGCGCTGCTGCAGGCCAAAGGGCTGCAACTCAAAGCGGGCACGGTGGTGGATGCCACGCTCATTGCCGCACCCAGCTCCACCAAGAATCAAAAGGGCGAGCGCGACCCCGAGATGCACCAAAGCAAGAAGGGCAACCAGTGGTACTTCGGCATGAAGGCCCACATTGGCGTAGATGCGGACTCAGGCCTGGTGCACAGCGTTCGAGGCACCAGCGGCAATGTGAACGACGTGGTTGAAGCAAACAGTCTGCTGCATGGGCAAGAAACTGATGCCTTTGGTGACGCGGGCTACCAAGGGGTGGACAGGCGGCCCGATGCCAACAAGAACGTGCGATGGCATGTGGCCATGCGCCCTGGGTTGCGCCGGGCTCTGGACAAGGGCAACCCTGTGGGGGTGCTGATCGATCAACTTGAACGCACCAAGGCCAGCATCCGGGCCAGGGTGGAGCACCCGTTCCGAGTGATCAAGCAGCAGTTTGGATATGTGAAGGTGCGCTACCGTGGGCTCAAGAAGAACACGGCGCAGATCGTCACGCTATTTGCGCTGTCAAATCTGTGGATGGCAAGGCACAAACTGCTGGCCTGTCGGGGACAGGTGCGTCTGCAAGGGGCTTAA